Proteins from one Pleuronectes platessa chromosome 16, fPlePla1.1, whole genome shotgun sequence genomic window:
- the kri1 gene encoding protein KRI1 homolog has product MSGKPELKINPRFAQNYDKYRQREELQRLKDRYGDRADDSDSESSESSSDDSEVELDPAVERDFYRTLSLLKKKDPKIYEKDATFYSEGASTTDEKPSTSQKAAKPMYLKDYERKVILEREGKYEDEDDSDDEEAAMRRERAASPSYIQEQKQLKESFRKFIQDSDEEEEAVEEDEGAQLLTRRIKSQEEKDKEEADYMDWMKGQGELDGPEEVKDMKYLRDYWNDPELDEKECFLRDYVLNKGYKEGDDEDRIPTYDELVQDDLSDSEEEGESFLQRQEDFEKNYNFRFEEPDATQIKTYPRTIATSVRSKDERRKRKRDEVKERKDKEKEQKQEQLKQLKNLKRNEIVEKLNKLKELTGNEQLAFSQVDLEGDFNPEQHDQLMQKFFGDEYYGGEEDEKPQFDDEDDEEHWNWDTWTGEGQEDVYEGEGHDASEPHCDDQDFIMDADFDPTQQPASKKKKKKERKKMKKEDLPQMGKKRKKSHFAEAITQNKPVFDPQEKSFEQYLDEYYKLDYEDIIDDLPCRFRYRQVLANDFGLSTEEILHANDMELNRWCSLKKTCMFRTDREEVSDLKNYKIKALNEKKRKEILSSVYAEKEEESAKTKGGKNRRARPNNAEKQSTSAENGDAGPAMDSTDEKTAQALGDVKEQEEEEEFLIPKKETEEEPKPAAVEAAEKVVEVKNRTEKPNWPKKKLKPSGGRLLSARRGLTIGGREFSRQRLKAYGLNPKRLYFKQLGRQRRKEREKMEKQKNKE; this is encoded by the exons ATGTCGGGGAAGCCGGAGCTGAAGATCAACCCGCGGTTTGCGCAGAACTACGACAAATACCGACAGAGAGAAGAACTCCAGCGGC TGAAGGATCGATACGGAGACCGAGCAGATGACAGCGACTCGGAGTCGTCTGAGTCCAGCTCCGATGACAGTGAAGTG gagctGGACCCTGCAGTCGAAAGAGACTTTTACAGAACGTTGTCGCTGCTGAAGAAGAAAGATCCAAAGATCTACGAGAAAGATGCCACGTTCTACTCAGAAG GAGCGTCCACCACTGACGAGAAGCCCTCGACTTCACAGAAAGCAGCGAAGCCCATGTACCTGAAGGACTACGAGCGTAAAGTCATACTGGAGAGAGAAGG AAAATATGAAGATGAGGACGACAGCGATGATGAAGAGGCCGCCATGAGAAGAGAG AGAGCCGCCTCTCCGAGCTACATCCAAGAGCAGAAGCAGCTGAAGGAAAG CTTCCGGAAGTTCATCCAGGACAgtgacgaggaggaagaggccgtGGAGGAGGACGAAGGAGCCCAGCTGCTGACGAGGAGAATCAAATCACAGGAGGAGAAG GATAAAGAAGAGGCCGACTACATGGATTGGATGAAAGGTCAGGGTGAGCTGGACGGTCCTGAGGAGGTGAAGGACATG AAATACCTGAGGGACTACTGGAACGACCCGGAGCTGGATGAGAAGGAGTGCTTCCTGAGAGACTACGTCCTGAACAAGGGCTACAAGGAAGGAGACGACGAGGACCG GATCCCAACCTACGACGAGCTGGTCCAGGATGATCTGAGTGATTCTGAAGAGGAGGGGGAATCCTTCTTGCAGCGGCAGGAGGACTTTGAGAAAAACTACAACTTCCGTTTCGAGGAGCCTGACGCCACGCAGATCAAAACCTACCCCCGAACCATCGCCACCTCCGTGCGCTCCAAGGACGAGCGCAGGAAACGCAAAAGGGAtgaagtgaaagaaagaaaggacaaG GAAAAAGAGcagaagcaggagcagctgaAGCAGCTGAAGAACTTGAAGCGCAACGAGATCGTGGAGAAGCTGAacaagctgaaggagctgacGGGCAACGAGCAGCTGGCCTTCAGTCAGGTGGACCTGGAGGGAGACTTCAACCCAGAGCAGCATGACCAGCTCATGCAG AAATTCTTTGGAGATGAATATtacggaggagaagaagatgaaaagcCTCAGTttgatgatgaagacgatgaag AGCACTGGAACTGGGACACGTGGACAGGAGAGGGACAAGAGGACGTCTACGAGGGAGAGGGACACGATGCCTCTGAGCCACACTGCGACGATCAAGACTTCATT ATGGATGCCGACTTCGACCCGACTCAGCAGCCTGcctccaagaagaagaagaaaaaggagaggaagaagatgaagaaagagGATTTACCCCAGATGggcaagaagagaaagaagtctCACTTTGCCGAGGCCATCACCCAGAACAAGCCTGTGTTCGATCCTC aggaGAAGAGCTTCGAGCAGTACCTGGACGAGTACTACAAGCTGGACTATGAGGACATCATAGACGACCTCCCGTGCAGGTTCCGCTACAGACAAGTCCTCGCCAACGACTTCGGTCTCTccacagaggag aTTTTACATGCAAATGACATGGAGCTGAACCGGTGGTGCTCTCTGAAGAAGACCTGCATGTTCAG GACTGACCGGGAGGAGGTGAGTGATTTGAAAAACTACAAGATCAAGGCCctgaatgagaagaagaggaaagaaatcCTGAGCTCCGTTTATGCTGA GAAAGAAGAGGAGTCGGCTAAAACCAAGGGGGGGAAGAACAGGAGAGCTCGTCCGAACAACGCTGAGAAGCAAAGCACATCAGCTGAGAACGGTGACGCCGGGCCAGCCATGGACTCGACTGATGAGAAGACTGCTCAGGCTCTCGGGGATGTCAAGgagcaagaagaggaggaagagttccTGATACCCAAGAAAGAGACGGAAGAGGAACCAAAGCCTGCTGCCGTCGAGGCGGCAGAGAAAGTCGTTGAGGTGAAAAACAGGACTGAGAAGCCGAACTGGCCCAAGAAGAAGTTGAAGCCCTCGGGTGGACGTCTCCTCTCCGCTCGCCGCGGCCTGACGATCGGCGGCCGGGAGTTCAGTCGACAGAGACTGAAGGCTTACGGTCTGAACCCCAAGAGACTGTACTTCAAACAGCTCGGCAGGCAGAGacggaaagagagggagaagatggagaagcagaaaaacaaggAGTGA
- the spc24 gene encoding kinetochore protein Spc24, translated as MAKAQKFRDLEEMGETLLEYISSSQSDRLKRLKIEPQALFDQHLATKKIVTQILKEEAQIEESVSQRLLDMEEEKQQRDQELQSLEEQLRQCIAKSQITDSELQFLKGELESVRSTEHQLETLQSEVDEDTTEVIPSAVYVAQVYYLITKIKWEYDAPPNTLKGVHYGADLATPVNIDTSVQSRSNVSDRLWDFVSTKW; from the exons ATGGCCAAGGCTCAGAAGTTCCGCGACCTGGAGGAGATGGGGGAGACGCTGCTGGAGTacatcagcagcagccagtCCGACCGGCTGAAGCGGCTGAAGATCGAACCCCAGGCCCTGTTCGACCAGCACCTGGCCACAAAGAAGATCGTGACGCAGATCTTAAAAG AAGAGGCTCAGATCGAGGAGAGTGTGAGTCAGAGGCTGctggacatggaggaggagaagcagcaaagagaccaggagctgcagagtctggaggagcagctgaggcaGTGCATCGCCAAGAGCCAGATCACCGACTCGGAATTGCA GTTTCTGAAGGGGGAGCTGGAGAGCGTGAGAAGCACTGAGCACCAGCTGGAGACTCTTCAGAGCGAAGTGGACGAGGACACCACAGAGGTTATCCCCTCAGCAGT GTATGTTGCTCAGGTTTACTACCTGATAACCAAGATCAAGTGGGAATACGACGCTCCACCCAATACGCTCAAAGGAG ttCACTACGGTGCAGACCTGGCAACCCCCGTCAACATCGACACCTCCGTGCAGAGTCGCAGTAACGTGAGCGACCGGCTGTGGGACTTCGTCAGCACTAAGTGGTAG
- the s1pr5a gene encoding sphingosine 1-phosphate receptor 5a, producing MPVSPSSGNLLRMFREYQSNSVIIEHYNYTGKLNGTKYKEGLKPEAIAFLLVCLLIVAENAVVLIAIWKNKKFHVPMYYLLGNLTLSDLLAGFTYMVNLIASGSNTLNLTPVLWFLREGGVFIMLAASVISLLAIAIERHVTMVRMKPYQGDKQGRMFALIGASWVLSVFLGVLPVLGWNCMGQLDQCSTILPLFAKSYILFCITIFSAILMSIVVLYVRIFRIVKSNTQHLASVPQRKGLYRKSQKYMALLKTVTIVLGVFIACWLPLFIFLLLDFCCPAKSCEVLFKADYFLGIAMFNSLLNPIIYTLTSKDMRKAIIRLLCRPCLLTKDGHVKKIGIPFLECSTSKTDAASHRLEGLETTVSSGNFTPSTIKAIYPRMSKT from the coding sequence ATGCCCGTGTCGCCGTCCTCTGGAAACCTGCTGAGGATGTTCCGTGAGTACCAGAGCAACTCCGTCATCATAGAGCACTACAACTACACGGGCAAGCTGAATGGGACCAAGTACAAGGAGGGACTCAAACCGGAGGCCATCGCCTTCCTGCTGGTCTGCCTGCTCATCGTGGCGGAGAACGCCGTGGTGCTAATCGCCATCTGGAAGAACAAGAAGTTCCACGTGCCCATGTACTACCTGCTGGGCAACCTGACCCTCTCCGACCTGCTCGCCGGCTTCACCTACATGGTGAACCTCATAGCTTCAGGCTCCAACACGCTGAACCTGACCCCGGTGCTGTGGTtcctgagggaggggggggtgttcaTCATGCTGGCCGCCTCAGTCATCAGCCTGCTGGCCATCGCCATCGAGCGCCACGTGACCATGGTGAGGATGAAGCCGTACCAGGGGGACAAGCAGGGCCGCATGTTCGCCCTGATCGGGGCGAGCTGGGTGTTGTCCGTGTTCCTGGGGGTCCTGCCCGTCCTGGGCTGGAACTGCATGGGTCAGCTGGACCAGTGCTCCACGATCCTGCCGCTCTTCGCCAAAAGCTACATCCTCTTCTGCATCACCATCTTCAGCGCCATCCTCATGTCCATCGTGGTTCTGTACGTCCGCATCTTCCGCATCGTCAAGTCCAACACTCAGCACCTGGCGTCGGTTCCCCAGCGCAAGGGCCTCTACCGCAAGTCCCAGAAGTACATGGCCCTGCTGAAGACCGTCACCATCGTGCTGGGGGTCTTCATCGCCTGCTGGCTGcccctcttcatcttcctgctgctggactTCTGCTGTCCGGCCAAGAGCTGCGAGGTGCTCTTCAAGGCCGACTACTTCCTGGGCATCGCCATGTTCAACTCCCTCCTCAACCCCATCATCTACACGCTGACCAGCAAGGACATGAGGAAGGCCATCATCCGGCTGCTGTGCCGGCCCTGCCTCCTGACGAAGGACGGACACGTGAAGAAGATCGGGATTCCCTTCCTGGAGTGCAGCACCAGTAAGACGGACGCGGCCTCTCACCGGCTGGAGGGGCTGGAGACGACGGTGTCCTCCGGTAACTTTACACCCTCGACCATCAAGGCCATCTACCCCCGGATGAGCAAGACATGA
- the foxd7 gene encoding forkhead box D7 produces the protein MTLGLDIMEDIVIDVVGEGLKDTGEEQPDPLDEKEQGTEASSSPSRDRDTYSPAPECGAPAKTKGPTSVKPPYSYIALITMAILQSPKKRLTLSEICDFISLRFVYYREKFPAWQNSIRHNLSLNDCFVKMPREPGNPGKGNYWTLDPNSSDMFENGSFLRRRKRFKRQHFRFDPLKEQHLEPSGLHGFPGAYGLQLPSLEIYPYLHHHAPSPCAGIPPVSSILPALSSFFSRSALTAKAFLQSQPGIEPFSAAQCQAYSSPLTPGGAYGSPALFHPAAAPHFLSLQQEYQKLQTQRVALVKHMHSSSE, from the coding sequence ATGACATTGGGTCTGGACATCATGGAGGATATTGTTATCGACGTGGTAGGGGAAGGACTCAAAGACACCGGAGAGGAGCAGCCGGACCCTCTGGATGAGAAGGAGCAAGGCACGGAGGCTTCCAGCAGCCCGAGCAGAGACCGGGACACGTACAGCCCCGCACCGGAGTGCGGTGCCCCCGCTAAGACCAAAGGTCCCACGTCGGTGAAGCCTCCATACTCGTACATCGCCCTGATCACGATGGCCATCCTGCAGAGTCCGAAGAAGAGACTCACCCTCAGCGAGATCTGCGACTTCATCAGCCTCCGCTTCGTCTACTACCGGGAGAAGTTCCCCGCCTGGCAGAACTCGATCCGGCACAATCTGTCTCTGAACGACTGCTTCGTGAAGATGCCCCGGGAGCCCGGCAACCCCGGGAAGGGCAACTACTGGACCCTGGACCCCAACTCCTCGGACATGTTCGAGAACGGCAGTTTCCTGCGGCGGAGGAAGCGCTTCAAGCGGCAGCACTTTCGCTTCGACCCGCTGAAGGAGCAGCACCTGGAGCCCAGCGGACTGCACGGCTTCCCGGGGGCGTACGGTCTGCAGCTGCCCAGCCTGGAGATCTACCCGTACCTGCATCACCACGCGCCCTCCCCGTGCGCCGGCATCCCACCTGTCAGCAGCATCCTGCCGGCCCTGTCCAGCTTCTTCTCCCGCAGCGCGCTCACAGCCAAGGCTTTCCTCCAGTCGCAGCCGGGCATCGAACCCTTCTCCGCGGCCCAGTGTCAGGCCTACTCCTCCCCGCTGACCCCCGGGGGCGCGTACGGCTCCCCGGCGCTGTTCCACCCGGCCGCGGCCCCGCACTTCCTCAGTTTGCAGCAGGAGTATCAGAAACTACAGACTCAGCGCGTGGCCCTggtcaaacacatgcacagcagcAGCGAGTGA